A DNA window from Enterobacter cloacae subsp. cloacae ATCC 13047 contains the following coding sequences:
- a CDS encoding glycine zipper family protein has product MTEKGNEVVPHQEEQAGQREKKLNPIAAIEKFVEVQTKEIELKEKELDFKTQELEIRKQEIESNREIALKSIEAQKEDRATQATIFSGVEVKRVYFKYLVTIAVATVVIISMYTGNAQYAIELAKIGGGVLAGYLAGVYKGKSDQLERNNAPKSEE; this is encoded by the coding sequence ATGACTGAAAAAGGAAACGAGGTTGTACCTCATCAGGAAGAGCAAGCTGGTCAAAGAGAGAAAAAATTAAACCCTATAGCTGCGATTGAGAAGTTTGTAGAAGTACAGACAAAGGAAATCGAGTTAAAGGAAAAAGAGTTAGATTTTAAGACGCAAGAGCTAGAGATCCGCAAGCAGGAGATTGAAAGCAATAGAGAAATTGCATTAAAATCAATTGAAGCACAGAAAGAAGATAGAGCCACACAGGCCACAATATTCAGTGGTGTGGAGGTAAAAAGGGTCTACTTCAAGTACCTTGTGACTATAGCGGTTGCCACTGTTGTCATTATCTCCATGTATACAGGTAATGCGCAATATGCGATTGAGCTTGCCAAGATAGGCGGTGGAGTTTTAGCTGGTTATCTTGCAGGGGTATACAAGGGTAAATCAGACCAGCTCGAAAGAAATAACGCTCCAAAGAGCGAAGAATAG
- a CDS encoding antitermination protein, with translation MTRRTAFNGSASGRRRERRAALQNAVTASSEVLHRPTLSRAQIQAKGTHETPKRIEDAKPIKFMVQDAFWQLEEYKRNLERAAIVYANEFGRKQDVSGAVCLPEVAIFAAGHRTSKQVTAR, from the coding sequence ATGACACGCAGAACAGCTTTCAATGGCTCAGCATCAGGTCGTCGTCGTGAGCGTCGTGCAGCGCTTCAGAATGCGGTAACGGCAAGCTCAGAAGTATTGCATCGCCCTACTCTCAGCCGTGCACAGATTCAGGCTAAAGGCACTCACGAAACACCTAAGCGCATTGAAGACGCTAAGCCGATCAAGTTCATGGTGCAGGACGCATTCTGGCAGCTTGAAGAGTACAAGCGCAACCTTGAGCGTGCAGCGATTGTGTATGCGAACGAATTCGGGCGTAAGCAGGATGTGAGCGGCGCAGTCTGCTTGCCGGAAGTGGCGATTTTCGCAGCTGGTCATCGTACAAGTAAACAGGTTACAGCGAGGTGA
- a CDS encoding host cell division inhibitory peptide Kil — protein MSPVINHSLLKAAQSKAVIARYLGDGRMWQEAHEAMKTAINHPWYRKS, from the coding sequence ATGTCACCAGTTATAAATCACAGCCTGCTTAAAGCAGCGCAGAGCAAAGCTGTCATTGCTCGCTATCTCGGTGATGGCCGCATGTGGCAAGAGGCTCATGAAGCCATGAAGACCGCAATCAATCATCCGTGGTACCGAAAATCATGA
- a CDS encoding ATP-binding protein, whose translation MKFEKAMRKKAKLRLALTGPSGSGKTYSALLVAKGIGGKIAFIDTEKGSASLYSDVAEFDVLELDPPFSPERFIEAIKSAEDAGYDSLVIDSITHEWGGVGGCLELVDTIAKAKYRGNSWSAWSEINPRHRLFLDAILRSPMHIIATMRSKTETAQVEENGRKKVAKLGMKSEQRDGVEYEFTTVLDIAHETHHAIASKDRTKLFSNSDPVILSEETGKQLLNWLESGVNPHEETLKSFVDMAGNAQSMDELKPLFEEAWRTLRGTEYQSKAKEVYDARKSDFEPADKAA comes from the coding sequence ATGAAATTTGAAAAAGCCATGAGAAAGAAAGCCAAGCTACGGCTGGCACTTACCGGGCCAAGTGGTTCAGGTAAAACTTACAGCGCATTACTGGTTGCCAAAGGGATTGGCGGCAAGATTGCTTTCATCGACACTGAGAAAGGGAGCGCATCACTTTATTCCGATGTGGCTGAGTTTGACGTGCTGGAACTTGACCCACCATTCTCACCAGAACGGTTCATAGAGGCGATTAAGTCCGCAGAGGATGCTGGATATGATTCTCTGGTGATTGACAGTATCACGCACGAATGGGGCGGCGTAGGTGGCTGCCTTGAGCTGGTAGACACAATCGCAAAAGCAAAATATCGCGGCAACAGCTGGTCAGCATGGAGCGAGATTAACCCGCGACACCGCCTGTTCCTTGACGCAATTCTTCGTTCGCCTATGCACATCATCGCCACCATGCGCAGCAAGACCGAAACAGCCCAGGTTGAAGAGAACGGCCGCAAGAAGGTCGCCAAGCTTGGCATGAAGTCAGAGCAGCGTGATGGCGTTGAATACGAGTTCACTACCGTACTGGATATCGCACATGAAACACATCATGCGATCGCCAGCAAAGACCGTACAAAACTCTTCTCTAACTCAGACCCTGTAATCCTCAGCGAGGAAACCGGCAAGCAGCTTCTTAACTGGCTGGAGTCAGGCGTAAACCCTCACGAAGAAACGCTTAAATCATTCGTTGATATGGCTGGAAATGCACAAAGCATGGATGAACTTAAGCCATTGTTTGAAGAGGCATGGAGAACGCTTCGCGGCACAGAATACCAGTCAAAAGCAAAAGAGGTTTACGACGCTCGTAAATCAGATTTCGAACCAGCAGATAAGGCGGCATAA
- the ssb gene encoding single-stranded DNA-binding protein: MASRGVNKVIIVGRLGQDPEVRYAPSGAAFANMTVATSEQWRDKQTGEQKEQTEWHRVVLSGKLAEIAGEYLRKGSEVYLEGKLRTRKWTDQSGAEKYTTEVLVGVGGTLQMLGGKREADSQPKQNNSQPQQPKQASEPPMDFDDDIPF, translated from the coding sequence ATGGCTAGTAGAGGCGTTAACAAGGTAATCATCGTAGGTCGGTTAGGTCAGGATCCGGAAGTGCGCTATGCGCCTTCTGGTGCTGCATTTGCCAACATGACCGTAGCCACATCGGAGCAGTGGCGAGACAAGCAAACTGGCGAGCAGAAAGAGCAGACCGAATGGCATCGTGTGGTGCTGAGCGGAAAGCTGGCTGAGATTGCTGGAGAATACCTGCGGAAAGGATCTGAAGTGTATCTGGAAGGAAAGCTTCGTACACGAAAATGGACAGATCAGTCAGGCGCAGAAAAATACACCACCGAGGTTCTGGTTGGCGTTGGCGGAACGCTGCAAATGCTTGGCGGTAAGCGAGAAGCGGATAGTCAGCCAAAGCAGAACAATAGCCAGCCGCAACAGCCTAAGCAGGCTAGCGAACCTCCGATGGACTTCGACGACGACATTCCCTTCTGA
- a CDS encoding ead/Ea22-like family protein, translating to MSNIDKRALREAAEKASTDNHTQDEWFHYLRCSTPETVLALLDELEKMQAQSSKWCEAFHKAVSVGARYEERIAELERNEIREEGNQFLVVRHPGKLPVVKHCAGELEGFLRQLLEHDPMATIDIVTHRYYGVGGQWVQDADEYLQMMAAAAGKGEAS from the coding sequence ATGAGCAACATCGACAAACGCGCATTACGGGAAGCGGCGGAGAAGGCCAGCACAGATAACCATACCCAGGATGAATGGTTCCACTATCTGCGCTGCTCAACTCCAGAAACCGTGCTGGCGCTGCTGGATGAGCTGGAGAAGATGCAGGCGCAATCGTCCAAATGGTGCGAAGCCTTCCATAAAGCAGTTTCCGTTGGCGCTCGGTATGAGGAGCGGATTGCGGAGCTGGAGCGCAATGAAATTCGCGAAGAAGGAAACCAGTTTCTCGTCGTTCGGCACCCGGGGAAGCTTCCTGTCGTGAAACACTGCGCTGGCGAACTCGAAGGCTTTCTGCGCCAACTGCTTGAGCATGACCCTATGGCAACCATCGACATTGTTACACACCGTTATTACGGCGTTGGTGGTCAATGGGTTCAGGATGCAGACGAATATCTGCAAATGATGGCAGCCGCAGCCGGTAAAGGAGAGGCATCATGA
- a CDS encoding DUF551 domain-containing protein codes for MSTITKERLTELSRRENVGAILGEEIAELARIALASLEAEPVCVIDQSNLDYLKSGSDADVWPASRTEMGDVLLYRTAPPAPVSVPAAMEMDDDFDSAFEHGKAVGWNAYRAAMLQSFGNSEQLNSPVIQDAWVACSERMPIENDIVLVVDDGYFVCEAQYREGDFFSAARGKGEFFETTCRDVELWMPLPAATQQEVK; via the coding sequence ATGAGCACAATTACCAAAGAGAGACTGACGGAATTATCCAGACGTGAAAATGTCGGGGCTATTCTCGGCGAAGAAATTGCAGAGCTGGCGCGTATTGCGCTGGCATCGCTCGAAGCGGAGCCTGTGTGCGTCATCGACCAGTCCAATCTTGATTATCTCAAATCTGGCTCCGATGCCGATGTATGGCCAGCATCAAGAACAGAGATGGGTGATGTGCTTCTGTATCGCACCGCGCCGCCAGCGCCGGTATCTGTGCCCGCTGCGATGGAAATGGATGATGACTTTGACAGCGCGTTTGAACACGGAAAAGCTGTCGGCTGGAACGCCTATCGCGCAGCCATGCTTCAGTCGTTCGGTAATTCCGAACAACTCAACTCTCCGGTGATTCAGGATGCCTGGGTGGCTTGCAGTGAGCGGATGCCGATAGAGAACGACATCGTGCTTGTGGTTGACGATGGGTATTTCGTTTGTGAGGCGCAATACCGAGAAGGCGACTTTTTCTCAGCAGCACGTGGGAAAGGTGAGTTCTTTGAGACAACCTGTCGGGATGTAGAGCTATGGATGCCACTGCCAGCAGCAACGCAGCAGGAGGTGAAGTGA
- a CDS encoding DUF5420 family protein translates to MSDQSKYYDYYMVEGDDVKALIKSYDTIRDKRNALLPEAVKKVGAIAWTTTSNWGGGGGLLENFVWEKDFKFPCPMTIKREDFFDGKRVVIARGKGNTKEGREFNKALDAVRQEVNKELKSLPEWSDFIINHYGIMRTGIGGPSGKGFGFAMLSTHGGRYPGRDDALLFRIPNDKSDNHISAVIPENFKKMTYGQFYDIVNTDK, encoded by the coding sequence ATGTCTGACCAGAGCAAATATTATGACTACTACATGGTTGAAGGTGATGATGTAAAAGCGCTCATCAAGTCATACGATACAATTCGAGACAAGCGTAATGCACTACTTCCGGAAGCGGTTAAAAAGGTAGGCGCTATAGCATGGACTACAACCAGTAACTGGGGTGGTGGTGGTGGACTCTTAGAGAACTTTGTTTGGGAAAAGGACTTCAAATTTCCTTGTCCAATGACGATTAAAAGAGAGGATTTTTTCGATGGGAAGCGCGTAGTAATTGCTCGCGGGAAAGGAAATACAAAGGAAGGCAGGGAATTTAACAAAGCGCTTGATGCGGTGCGTCAAGAGGTTAACAAGGAATTGAAGTCTTTGCCTGAATGGTCAGATTTCATCATTAACCACTATGGAATTATGCGAACTGGCATAGGTGGACCATCAGGGAAAGGCTTTGGATTTGCCATGCTGTCAACTCATGGTGGTCGCTATCCAGGCCGAGATGATGCTCTTCTTTTCAGAATTCCGAACGATAAAAGCGATAACCATATCTCTGCAGTCATACCAGAAAACTTCAAAAAAATGACGTATGGGCAGTTTTACGACATCGTTAATACAGACAAATAG
- a CDS encoding helix-turn-helix transcriptional regulator, with protein sequence MPITDVCAATGYKKPTIYEWMRDGKFPRPVKIGRSVRWPSSEVDAWIKDKITSCPRSGQQ encoded by the coding sequence ATGCCGATCACCGATGTGTGCGCGGCAACCGGATACAAGAAGCCAACCATTTACGAATGGATGCGAGACGGTAAATTCCCGCGCCCTGTTAAGATTGGAAGAAGCGTAAGATGGCCTTCCAGTGAAGTCGATGCATGGATAAAGGATAAAATCACTTCTTGTCCGCGATCAGGTCAGCAATAA
- a CDS encoding tyrosine-type recombinase/integrase: protein MDKNRITYRTNFSPCPVAMPLTDTKIRNAKPQERPYSLQDGQGLYLDVRPTGAKIWRYRFWITPKKDGRYTIGEYPGVSLADARREREWAREQVKQGKNPTIVKDTEKLMVMGDAENTFKSIAEEWYERKCQTWAEKTQIVNRGFLDKHILPSIGKIPVKDIKAAHILALMLSLEKAGNAYSAGKVRQICSAVFCYAVATLRAEVDPSYALRGAVMQKPTTHARPATTGELRQLFVALRNYKSPVMVICIKMLVMTFVRQQELRFARWEDISFEKAEWIIPKEVMKKRREHRVPLCEHVISLLEELKPLTGDKEYLFPSPSKAGQPIAKTTINRAIEYQGFASGEITGHDFRATASTALYEQGFRPEVIEAQLAHQQKNRVAAAYNHAEYMKERREMMEWWGGVIADLIADKK, encoded by the coding sequence ATGGATAAAAACCGGATAACCTACCGGACAAATTTCTCACCTTGTCCTGTTGCCATGCCATTAACCGACACAAAAATCAGAAATGCAAAACCTCAGGAGAGGCCTTACTCGCTTCAGGATGGGCAGGGTCTCTATCTTGATGTCAGGCCTACCGGTGCAAAGATATGGCGATACCGGTTCTGGATTACACCAAAAAAAGACGGTCGCTACACGATTGGAGAGTACCCTGGAGTTTCCCTTGCTGATGCACGAAGAGAAAGAGAGTGGGCTCGTGAGCAGGTGAAGCAGGGAAAGAATCCGACCATTGTCAAAGATACTGAGAAGCTGATGGTGATGGGTGACGCTGAGAACACCTTCAAATCCATCGCTGAAGAATGGTATGAGCGCAAGTGTCAGACGTGGGCAGAGAAGACGCAGATAGTTAACCGCGGGTTCCTTGACAAGCACATCCTGCCGTCCATTGGAAAGATACCAGTTAAGGACATTAAGGCAGCGCACATACTCGCCTTAATGCTCTCACTGGAGAAAGCTGGTAACGCCTATTCTGCCGGAAAGGTGAGACAGATATGTTCGGCTGTATTTTGCTATGCGGTAGCTACGCTGAGAGCGGAAGTTGATCCTTCTTATGCGCTACGGGGGGCAGTGATGCAGAAGCCTACAACGCACGCCAGGCCAGCGACAACAGGAGAGTTGCGTCAGCTATTCGTTGCGCTACGTAATTATAAAAGCCCCGTTATGGTCATCTGCATAAAAATGCTGGTTATGACATTCGTGCGTCAACAGGAGCTTAGGTTTGCCAGGTGGGAAGATATCAGCTTTGAAAAGGCTGAATGGATAATCCCGAAAGAGGTGATGAAGAAACGCCGCGAACATCGCGTTCCGTTGTGTGAGCATGTTATCTCATTGCTTGAGGAACTTAAACCTCTGACCGGTGATAAAGAATATCTCTTCCCCAGCCCATCGAAGGCTGGACAGCCTATTGCCAAAACCACTATTAACCGTGCTATCGAGTATCAGGGATTTGCAAGCGGTGAGATCACCGGACATGACTTCCGTGCCACGGCATCCACCGCTTTATATGAGCAAGGCTTCAGGCCAGAAGTGATAGAGGCACAACTGGCGCATCAGCAAAAGAATAGAGTCGCTGCCGCGTATAACCATGCGGAGTATATGAAAGAGAGAAGGGAAATGATGGAATGGTGGGGCGGTGTTATTGCTGACCTGATCGCGGACAAGAAGTGA
- a CDS encoding Bug family tripartite tricarboxylate transporter substrate binding protein, with protein sequence MKKQLLSTIAASVLMLSASVVQAQDAPSRTECIAPAKPGGGFDLTCKLIQVSLLETKAIEKPMRVTYMPGGVGAVAYNAIVAQRPAEAGTVVAFSGGSLLNLSQGKFGRYGVDDVRWLATVGTDYGMIAVRADSPWKSLKDLLTAMEKDPNSVVIGAGASIGSQDWMKAALLAQQAKVDPHKMRYVAFEGGGEPVTALMGNHVQAVSGDLSEMVPYLSGDKIRVLAVFSENRLPGQLANVPTAKEQGYDLVWPIIRGFFVGPKVTDAEYQWWVDTFNKLQQTDEFKKQRDLRGLFEFNLNGKQLDEYVKKQVNDYREKAKAFGLAK encoded by the coding sequence ATGAAAAAACAATTACTTTCAACGATTGCTGCAAGCGTATTAATGTTGAGTGCCTCTGTTGTCCAGGCGCAGGACGCCCCGTCCCGCACCGAATGTATCGCTCCGGCCAAACCGGGCGGCGGTTTCGATCTCACCTGCAAGCTGATTCAGGTCAGCCTGCTGGAGACGAAGGCCATTGAAAAACCGATGCGCGTGACCTACATGCCAGGCGGCGTGGGCGCGGTGGCCTATAACGCAATTGTCGCGCAACGTCCGGCGGAAGCCGGCACGGTGGTGGCCTTCTCCGGCGGCTCGCTGCTTAACCTCTCCCAGGGCAAGTTTGGCCGCTACGGCGTGGATGACGTGCGCTGGCTGGCCACCGTCGGTACCGACTACGGCATGATTGCCGTGCGTGCAGATTCCCCGTGGAAATCCCTGAAAGATTTGCTCACCGCCATGGAAAAAGACCCCAACAGCGTGGTGATTGGCGCAGGCGCCTCCATCGGCAGCCAGGACTGGATGAAAGCCGCCCTGCTGGCGCAGCAGGCGAAAGTGGATCCGCACAAAATGCGTTACGTGGCGTTTGAGGGCGGCGGTGAACCGGTGACGGCGCTGATGGGCAACCACGTGCAGGCAGTTTCCGGTGATCTCAGTGAAATGGTGCCTTACCTGAGCGGCGATAAAATCCGCGTGCTGGCGGTCTTCTCCGAAAACCGTCTGCCGGGACAGCTGGCAAATGTGCCGACTGCAAAAGAACAGGGTTATGACCTCGTCTGGCCGATTATCCGCGGCTTCTTTGTCGGGCCAAAAGTGACCGATGCCGAATACCAGTGGTGGGTCGACACCTTTAACAAATTGCAGCAGACAGACGAATTTAAAAAGCAACGCGATCTGCGCGGGCTGTTTGAGTTCAACCTGAACGGCAAGCAGCTGGACGAGTATGTCAAAAAACAGGTGAATGACTACCGCGAGAAAGCAAAAGCGTTTGGCCTGGCCAAATAA
- a CDS encoding tripartite tricarboxylate transporter TctB family protein produces the protein MSDRIFAGIWLLLCIGGMFVAWQIHSEYSYEPVGPRPFPMGIVGLMLLCSVAMLLRHPDTVEWPPKRILQRLLVMVIVLLMYAWGFEWLGFPVATAILTMVIGTLFNASLPAAGISGVVMGIFLWYAFDRLLDVTLPLGAWLN, from the coding sequence ATGAGCGATCGCATTTTTGCCGGGATCTGGTTGTTGCTCTGCATTGGCGGGATGTTCGTCGCCTGGCAGATCCACAGCGAATACAGCTATGAACCCGTGGGGCCCCGCCCCTTTCCAATGGGCATTGTCGGCCTGATGCTGCTTTGCTCGGTGGCCATGCTGTTACGCCACCCGGATACCGTAGAGTGGCCGCCTAAGCGCATTTTGCAGCGGCTGCTGGTGATGGTCATTGTGCTGCTGATGTATGCCTGGGGCTTTGAATGGCTCGGCTTCCCGGTGGCGACCGCCATCCTGACGATGGTGATCGGCACGCTGTTTAACGCCAGCCTGCCTGCGGCGGGGATCTCGGGCGTGGTGATGGGCATTTTCCTGTGGTACGCCTTTGACCGCCTGCTGGATGTGACGCTGCCGCTTGGCGCCTGGCTTAATTAA
- a CDS encoding tripartite tricarboxylate transporter permease, producing the protein MDTWIYLSQGFAVAMTPENLVIALIGCFVGTIVGLLPGLGPINGVAILLPLAFALHLPAESALILLATVYIGCEYGGRISSILLNVPGDAAAIMTALDGYPMARQGRGGVALSISAVSSFFGSLIAIGGIILFAPALAQWSLAFGPAEYFALMVFAIACLGSMMAQNPLKSFLSALIGLGLATVGVDANTGVYRFTFDSVHLSDGVQFIVVVIGLFSVSEILLMLEHTSSGQTLVRKTGRMLFNAKEGVQCIGTTLRSAVIGFFVGILPGAGATIASAITYMTEKKLSGNSDSFGKGDIRGVAAPEAANNASACGSFIPMLTLGVPGSGTTAVMMGALTLYNITPGPAMFTEQPDIVWGLIAALLIANVMLLVMNIPLIGLFTRMLTIPLWFLVPAIAAVSAVGVYAVHSTTFDLILMVVLGVFGYILRKMHFPMSPLILGFVLGEMLEQNLRRALSISNGDVAILWDSNVAKILLVLAIVVVVVPPVLRLLRRQRKPQPDVG; encoded by the coding sequence ATGGATACCTGGATTTACCTCTCACAGGGGTTCGCTGTGGCGATGACCCCGGAAAACCTGGTGATCGCCCTGATCGGCTGCTTCGTCGGGACGATCGTCGGTCTGTTGCCTGGGCTTGGGCCCATCAACGGGGTCGCTATTTTGCTCCCGCTGGCGTTTGCCCTGCATCTGCCTGCGGAATCAGCGCTGATCCTGCTGGCGACGGTCTACATCGGCTGTGAATATGGCGGCCGAATCTCGTCAATACTGCTCAACGTGCCCGGGGATGCGGCGGCCATTATGACCGCGCTGGATGGTTACCCGATGGCGCGGCAGGGGCGCGGCGGCGTGGCGCTGTCTATTTCCGCCGTCAGTTCGTTCTTTGGCTCGCTGATTGCCATTGGCGGCATCATTCTGTTTGCGCCTGCGCTGGCCCAGTGGTCGCTGGCGTTTGGCCCAGCAGAATATTTTGCCCTGATGGTCTTCGCCATTGCCTGTCTCGGCAGCATGATGGCACAAAACCCACTGAAATCGTTTTTGTCTGCGCTGATTGGCTTAGGGTTAGCCACCGTCGGCGTGGATGCCAACACCGGGGTCTATCGCTTTACCTTCGACAGCGTTCACCTGTCCGACGGCGTGCAGTTTATCGTGGTCGTGATTGGTCTGTTCTCTGTCTCTGAGATCTTACTGATGCTGGAACATACCAGCAGCGGGCAGACGCTGGTGCGTAAAACCGGCCGGATGCTCTTTAACGCCAAAGAGGGGGTGCAGTGTATCGGTACCACGCTGCGTTCAGCGGTCATTGGCTTCTTTGTCGGCATTCTGCCGGGCGCCGGGGCGACCATCGCCAGCGCCATCACCTACATGACGGAGAAAAAACTCAGCGGCAACAGCGACAGCTTTGGTAAAGGTGATATTCGCGGCGTCGCCGCACCCGAGGCGGCTAACAATGCCTCGGCCTGTGGCTCGTTTATTCCCATGCTGACGCTCGGCGTGCCCGGCTCCGGTACCACGGCGGTGATGATGGGGGCGCTGACGCTCTATAACATCACGCCAGGACCGGCGATGTTCACCGAACAGCCGGATATCGTCTGGGGGCTGATTGCGGCACTGCTGATTGCCAACGTGATGTTGCTGGTCATGAACATCCCGCTGATTGGCCTGTTCACCCGTATGCTGACCATTCCGCTGTGGTTCCTGGTACCCGCAATCGCGGCCGTCTCGGCGGTAGGGGTGTATGCGGTGCACAGCACCACTTTCGACCTGATTCTGATGGTGGTGCTGGGGGTGTTCGGCTACATCTTGCGTAAAATGCACTTCCCGATGTCGCCGCTGATTCTGGGCTTTGTGCTGGGTGAGATGCTGGAACAGAACCTGCGCCGCGCCCTGTCCATCAGCAATGGCGATGTCGCCATTCTGTGGGACAGCAATGTGGCGAAGATCCTGCTGGTGCTGGCTATTGTGGTGGTGGTCGTGCCGCCGGTGCTGCGCCTGCTGCGTCGTCAGCGTAAGCCGCAGCCCGATGTCGGCTAA
- the menE gene encoding o-succinylbenzoate--CoA ligase, which produces MSFSDWPWRHWREQRADKPALRLNDEVLSWQQLCTRIDNLAAGFHQQGVEAGDGVLLLAHNHPQTLLAWLALLQCGARILPVNPQLPHPLLEVLLPQMTLRFALVLDGHYDGLAALSVHAPSGEYRVAWQPERLASMTLTSGSTGLPKAAVHTCGAHLASAEGVLALMPYGDDDDWLLSLPLFHVSGQGILWRWLQAGARLTVREKQPLEQAMQGCTHASLVPTQLWRLLNTHQRIALKAVLLGGAAIPVELTQQARAQGISTFCGYGLTEFASTVCAKEADGEPDVGSALPGREVQVVNGEVWIKAQSMASGYWRDGALLPLTNSEGWFATRDRGELHDGRLTILGRMDNLFFSGGEGIQPESLERIIATHPHISQVFIVPLNDAEFGQRPVAVVECEPGTDITCLPEWVQGKLARFEQPVHWLVLPAELKNGGIKISRQALKQWVNAQLSG; this is translated from the coding sequence ATGAGTTTTAGCGACTGGCCGTGGCGGCACTGGCGCGAGCAGCGTGCTGATAAACCGGCTCTGCGTCTCAACGACGAGGTGCTGAGCTGGCAACAGCTCTGCACCCGCATCGACAATCTGGCCGCAGGGTTTCATCAGCAGGGCGTGGAGGCGGGTGACGGCGTGCTGTTGCTCGCCCATAATCACCCGCAGACCCTGCTGGCATGGCTGGCGCTGCTCCAGTGCGGCGCGCGAATTCTTCCGGTTAATCCCCAGCTCCCGCATCCCCTGTTGGAGGTATTACTTCCTCAGATGACGCTGCGTTTTGCGCTGGTGCTGGACGGTCACTATGACGGGCTCGCCGCGCTTAGCGTACATGCTCCGTCCGGCGAATACCGCGTGGCATGGCAGCCTGAGCGGCTGGCCTCAATGACGCTCACCTCCGGCTCCACCGGGCTGCCGAAAGCGGCTGTTCATACCTGCGGGGCGCATCTTGCCAGCGCTGAGGGCGTCCTCGCGCTGATGCCCTATGGCGACGATGACGACTGGCTGCTTTCGCTGCCGCTGTTTCATGTCTCCGGGCAGGGGATTTTATGGCGCTGGCTGCAGGCTGGCGCGCGCTTAACCGTACGCGAGAAGCAGCCGCTGGAGCAGGCCATGCAGGGGTGTACGCATGCCTCGCTGGTGCCAACCCAGCTCTGGCGTCTGCTCAATACCCACCAGCGGATCGCGCTGAAAGCGGTACTGCTGGGCGGGGCCGCCATCCCCGTTGAGTTGACGCAACAGGCGCGCGCGCAGGGTATTTCTACGTTTTGTGGCTATGGCCTGACGGAGTTTGCCTCTACCGTCTGCGCGAAAGAGGCTGACGGTGAGCCGGACGTGGGCAGCGCATTGCCGGGCAGGGAGGTTCAGGTCGTTAACGGTGAAGTGTGGATCAAGGCGCAAAGCATGGCCTCAGGCTACTGGCGCGACGGCGCGTTGCTGCCGCTCACGAATTCAGAGGGCTGGTTTGCCACCCGCGATCGCGGCGAACTGCATGACGGTCGCCTGACGATCCTCGGTCGGATGGATAACCTCTTTTTCAGCGGAGGCGAGGGCATTCAGCCGGAGAGCCTTGAGCGGATTATCGCGACCCATCCGCACATCAGCCAGGTTTTCATTGTTCCGCTGAATGACGCCGAATTCGGTCAGCGTCCGGTAGCGGTGGTGGAGTGTGAACCGGGAACGGATATTACCTGCTTGCCGGAATGGGTACAGGGCAAACTGGCACGATTTGAACAGCCCGTCCACTGGCTGGTACTGCCTGCAGAGTTAAAAAATGGCGGGATTAAGATCTCCCGCCAGGCGTTAAAACAGTGGGTGAATGCCCAGCTGTCTGGTTAA